The DNA sequence agcaataaaagaatAGAATCTTACaattaatatacaaatatactatataaatataGATGACACTAATTGATCTAAATTGATTCTAATTATTCTCTAACAATATTGTATGATTTTTTGTGTCATTCATGCcaacatattttaatttagaataagagtttttccttttttcgttttctcttgTAATGATTGTTTTTTCCTATTAccatttttctctcttctcttatttttcttcttaaaagagagaaacagaaaaaaaaaggcaaaagaaaaaaggtgaatagaaaaaataaaacacacaaaagaaCTGGAAAAGAATATAGAATTTTTGTAGTTTTCCAaaaattattgtattttttcaaaaattgttatatttttcactttttgtttttctttttttcttcttaaatggaagaagaagaaaaataggaggaaaaaaaataaatatacaaactttttatatttttatcaaaagattatgtatttttcttaaaaaattgtgtttttttctcaaaaatttgttttcgttttaaaaaattttttaatttggttttataaaatatttgaatttgtgttattaaaaaaaaacaatatttttgaCAAAGTAACTTTTAGAAacttggttaaaataatatttgttcaACTAATATTTCTATTAGAATAGAATAATATATACTTTCACCCCTTAGGTTATTATGCgactaatttttttagtaattgaCAAAAGTATTGTTTTATACTTAGTTATGGAGAATTggtgtattttaatttaatataaaagtgtatcttttctaatttaaattgtCAAATTGAAATCTCAAAATTGCATAAGGCAATATTTGAATAGAAATTTGAGACTCGGATTTTTAGCGACGTAAGCTCACACATGCTTTctaatttttaggattttcttcGTATGTTGTTGTTGCGTTTTTATTGTTTGTTTTTGTCCGTGATGATGGTAGCTATGATTGTAATGTGTTGAAAATAGTTGTATATATGTAGTTTATGTGTTTTCATGGTGGGTTAGGGATTAAGGTTATTGTGCCTTCCTAGTTGATGGCAATTTTGATGATCATATGTTATTTTCATATGGCTGTCATTACTATTGTGTGTCACCATGGGGATCCTTTCTGACGAGTGAAGACGGTGTCGTCTCATACATCAGGGACCACATTTTAGATATTCCAAAACTTGACCTAGATTGGCTAGTTGTGTTTTTCATCAGGGAGTACTACAAAGAGCTTGGGTATGATAAGGTGGAACACTATTGATGGCTGGTTTCAAACAAGCCCTTAGAAACTGGTCTAAGGGAACTAAATTCTGATGCTGAGCTCCTGGAGATGTGCTTCCATGCTGAAAGAAACCACAGAGAGGTGCATGTGTACTATGAGCATGGAGTATCTATTCCAACGTATTTAGAAGAACCATTATCCAAAAAGGGCAAGGAGGTGGTGGTTGAAGTCCTTACCCATCCAGTTTTACTGAGAATAGGACCAAGGTCTAAGGCCATTCCTCCACACCCAGTTCCAAACCAATGTATCAACCAACCTAAAACTACTGAACCCACCCAGCAGCCAACCTCTACCATTCCGAACCCAATTTCTGTGGCTGCTACCCCTGCCCCACCCAACCAAGATATGAACCATATTCAAGTACTAGCTCCAACCACCAATTCAATCCTAATTTCCAAATGTGCTCCAACACCAGTGCCTAAGTCAAAACCTAGTAAGATTTTCCAATCCAAATGCTCCTCAAAGAATGGGACAGAGAGAAATGTGTtgctttgaaaaaaaaaaactagaaagAAAGGTAATGCAAGAACAACACTGAATAGGAGATATATAACCAGGGCATTAGTTAAAGGTCATGTGACAAGACATACAACTAAAGGGAAGGGAAAGCAAGTTGAGACGGTTGTGTTATCACAATTTAAATCTTTGGACGATTATGAAAGTGCAGAGGATAGTGCTTATAAGCCCGGGGCTGAAGAAAGTTCCACTAATAAGGAGGTTACCAATACAATACTAATAGCTAAAAAGAAAGCTGTTAACAAGAAACATCTTTAAAAAGTTAAGCTTAGTAAATTGAGAAAGCAGATACTCCAAACTGATTATGGTTTGGTGCTTGAGGATGATTCAGGTGAAGATGATGAGTTATTTTTTGGACCAATTGTAGACCCTAGTCCTAATATTGGTGTTTATGATGCTCTTAATGAATATCTTGATGATTCAGATGGGGCACATTCTTGGCATTCGGAAGAAATGAAAACACCTCCTAACTCAAAAGATGAATTTGGTGAAGTTGAGAATGACGAATCattgacaaaccccgttttgacggtttatcttgtattgattttaggggattttaataccttttaccctcatttatccattgaaatagcatggttttgtgattgtctccttatttgtgcttagatgtgaaaacgtgcttttcaacccttaatttgatggttttaatctccctttgattccactagatgccttgatatgtttgttagtgatttcagattgaaaaggctaggaatggatcaaaggagtgaagagggaaagcatgcaaagtggaaaaatcatgaaaagtcaaagaagttgaactcgcccatggacgcgcgcgcgcacctggcgcttgcgcgcacctgcgaattaccccatggacgcgtacgcgtgatgtgcgcgtacgcgtcggtgttggtttatgattttttaatgaaaacgtggccaacgaattctgaagggttgtggggctcaatcctaaccaactttggcgccaaagatgctatttaaagccaaggattgaagagcaaagggaattccattcattacacacacattaggattagtttagagttagtttctagagagagaagctctctcttctctctagaattaggattaggattaggattagttcttagatctaggttttaatccttgctttcttctacttctacatttcaattctttgttgttagattcatcttcttctactcttttgttgtaatttcctttatgttgttcttacattttgttgtagatctagtattgttccctctacattcttccaattcaataagaggtaattcataataattgttcttctttgcttttccattgttaatctcttgcctttgtagttagatctctctttaattcttgcaatttatgttgtttacttttattgcactctatgtgtttattaaaatgtctcttttagttttagtgtagattttgttcctcttggctttgattgagtaattagtgactcttaaGTTacctaattcctttgttgattgacaattggagagattgctaattggtttggagtgcactaaagctagtctttccttgggagttggctagaacttgtggctcaagtcaattcatccacttgactttcctttatctagtaagggttaactaagtggtagcaatgaacaattctcatcacaattgagaaggatagctaggataggacttctaattttcataccttgccaagagccttttatagttgttagtttatttttattgccatttactttcatgcctcttatcaaaaccccaaaacaactcaaaccaataacaagacactttattgtaattcctagggagaacgacccgaggtttgaatacttcggtttataaattttaggggtttattttagtgacaaacaactttttgtatgaaaggattattgcttggtttagaaactatacttcgacgagattttatttgaaaaattctaaaccgtcaaaaatccaatcatcaatcatTCCTTGTTTTCAGAGAAGGTACAAGATTCAGAAAACTCCTCCTAGAGGTAGGGATGAAATTCAACACAAAGCTAAATTTTAAAGAGGCTGTGAGGGAGTACTGCATACAGGAAGGTAGGAGAGTTTGGTTCAAGAAAAATGATAACGTAAGGTGTCGGGCTTTATGTAAAGGTGAGGAACAATTATCACATTACTCGAGGAAGTTAGAATGTATATCATGAGTACAATTGCTTGGAACAAGCTGAAATTCATGAACCATGTTAGCTTACTACCACCTGTTCAACGTAGCCACTTAGAAAAGATCAGGAATGAATCAAAGAATTGGGTGCCAATGTGGTTCGGAGATGCAGACTATGAACAATTCAAGGTCCATGGTTAGCCAACCAATATAGTAGTGGATTTGGAAAAGAGAATATGCACATGTGGATTTTGGCAACTGAATGgtactaatttttaattattattactgTTTTTATAGTAATTATGATTACTGTTATACTTTAGTTGTGGTTGTTGTATTTATTCTGATATTGTAATTGTGGTTTCTTAATTTATTGTGGATTGCATTGGCTAGGGCAGGCAAGCAGCCTGACAATTTTTATCATAAATAGTTGAGAATGGGTGCATACAATGACACATATGCATTTCATATCAACCCTATTCCTGGACAAAAATTATGGGAGAAGTCAATCTACAACAGACCACAAACACCCAAGTTTAAGAAGATGCTGATGAAGGCCCAGTTAAAGGCAAGAAGCAGAAAATCATCAAGATGAAGAGGATATATAAAGAGGGTTCTTACTGTCATTGTGGTGGTAAGGGTCACGACAAAGAGAATTGTGCCAAGAAGAATGCTGATGATGAGGCTGTGACTACTGCAGCTGTTGCAACTACTGCTGCTGTTGAATCTGGTGAAGCTGATACAAGTACTCAGTAACAACCTCCAGCTGCTGCAACTGAAGTATAAGATGAAGGCAATGCTACTAAGATTAAGCTTGGCATGAGTCAACCCATTGTgtcagaaaataaaaatgaagaCTCTCAACAGATTTTCAATCATTGTTCTCTGTTATTGTTgctttatatatttattttcatCTCATTAAATATTGTCCTACAGGTTGCAACAGCTGTTGTGCAACCCAAGCAAGGCCACCAAAATCTCCCATTAAAAAGAAGATAACCTCCAACAACTGCACCAGCTTCAATTCCTCCACCAACAACCAGTGCTCCTCCAACAAATGTTTCAAATGCTCCTCCACCACCCACTGTTCCAATTTCAAATACTCCACTACCAACAACTGCTCGTATCGATCCAATGGTTGGTGCATCTGCAGCTACAGTTTCGAGGTTGCATAACGCCCTACGTTTTGTACCAACTCCGGGGTTCAAACCACTAAGAAAATCCAAGAAATGAATATTTAGCTATTTTTTGTTGAGACATTTTGGTTTTAAACATTAAACTCTATAGTTTTTGAGTTCCATGTGTCAGGTTGTATGTTTTTGGTTTGAGTTAAATACTCTATGTTGTTTTTTGATAGTGTTTCGTTTGACACAGACAAATTTAGAAACAATTAACATAAGCTACATATTATCATCGAATGTTTAAAATCTTATTATTGTTCCTTAGCTTCACATTCCTTCATTTCTAAATTACAATTAGCAACAACAATGACAAAATAGAATATTGTGTTATCATTTCTATTCATTTGTTCATAGGGTACAACAATCACAACTTTTTTGTAACACAATATCCAAATGGCCTTGACTACTTCCATGCTACACAaacaataatcacaattactaACAGAACAATAACTAACAACACACAAAATGCTAGTTTTTGAGCCCTAACTTTAAACTCCAAGCTTCCAATCTTCCAAGCAAATTTCATTCTCCACTCCTTTATTTCAAATCCAGGATTATCTCTATCATTTACTTCTTCATCCGGAACTTTGTCCACCCATATAAAGAGACCACACCACCTCTTGCCAACACTTTGCAACCACATTTCATGCCCATGGAGAAGAAATGTTACAAATTGAATGAGCAACGACACTAGCTATATACATTAACAAGAAACATTTACATTGTAATTAGGACAACTATAAAATAGTCTCCCTAGATTCGCCTCCGTTCCTAACCATTTGAGGACGAGTCAGCTGCCACACCCACACCTATCTGAAAGTCATTCGTGACTACTTCTGGTGGTTTTCCTCCCACAGCTTCTCTCAGATCGTCGGTTACTAGAGGTACTAACATGGTTGCTACCTCCACCCATCATGATCCATTCAAACCATGCTCAACAACagtagagaagaagaaggagagcagagaagaagaaaaagagtggtttctaataataaattaaaattagggtTATAAACCACTTCATGGACTAAATTGAGTGAAATAACGATAACAACCGCATTAGATAGCTGTTACCTATCCAATGTGGCGCCTCTCCATACATGTCATCGCGCCGTTTGGGAATATTCTCCAAAAAATGCTTCAGGGATGACCGTGAGTCACTTTTGTTAAATTCAGGGACAATATTGGAGCCAATGCAAGTTTTGGCGACGACTTTGAGTCTCGAGTGCAAGTTTAGGGACCACTCTAACATTTAACTCTAGTATAAAACTAtaaatgtaaattaaaaaagGGTTATTAAACTTTACTTAGAGGAAAACGTTTCATAGTGGGCAAAGGATTAGATGGTCCCATAACAAAacatgtttttttaattttttaataattgctAAATAGTccttattaattttaattacaaattaatcccatatattttatttaattataaaaattattttttattttataaattattattttatcagtCATCTAttatcactacaagaaaactGGTAGATAGCGGCGGATATTTAGCGGCAGTTTTTTTCAACCAAATGATCTGTTTTTGCAGCAATTTTTTGGTAACCGCTGCAAAATGTACCCATTATGCAACGGTTCTTGTGGCGGTTTTAGGGGACGCTACCAAATAATCTCTTTTTGCAACAATTTTTCTATAACCGCCGCAAAATGTCCAGTTGTTGAATGTATTGATACTCGTTTTGCAGCGGTTTTTTCCAACCGCTGCAATATTAACTTTAACTTGAATTTTTTGTATAAACATTATTGCCTTCTTAAAACTATTCTAGTCCTCGctatttttttttactgaaaAAACATGTTTCAAATACTACAACTTAATgcattaaataaattttcaattttgtattacataaaaaataattcattaattaacaaaaatatttataaatgaATAACTAAAAACAAATTTACGAATCAGGTTTTCTCTTGTACTATCAGCCATTTTGAGTTTGTATTCAACCATAAATGGTAACATAAAAATCAAGTGAACGTTCGAATTCATAAACTCAAAACAAAGTTCAATGGAACATAAAAATCAGAATTACTAAAGTAGACAAACAAGTTTTGAGTCAAAATTTTTCATCAACATTGTATTGACCTGGCTAGAAATACTCTGTCAAAAATCCGCTGCAGTGACGTGATAACGGATCTAATAAGTTATCTCTAAACCATGGCAACTTGTTCAGATCGAAATCCCTTTTTGCAGCATGTACGACATCTTCTCTATATTGGGTGTTTAACGTTTCGTTGTCTTCTTCTGGAACCTTATTGAGCTCAACATCCCTGGAGATGTCATATCCACCGGAGGAGATAGCATCTAAATCATCTTCTGAATAGTGTCTGCTCCATCTAGAGTGTCAGTAACTATTTCGCCTGAATATTCAGTTGACACTGAATATATGAACATGCAACCAACAACATATAAATCTACTTAAAAGATAATGATAACTTCCAGGTCATTACCTAGTTATTAAGGAAAAAAATTGCGAAATTTTGGAAAGATGACTTTCAAAATTAACAAATACAAAATTAACTATTACCATCCCCTTCGTCGGTAGTTTGGACAGATTTCTTGAAAAGAAGCTCTCTAATAGCATGTTCTATAtacttcaattcctcttttgaAGCAATCTCCAACTCAACACCATGCGAGTTATTGAAGCGCATCTGCACCATAATAAAATGTATAGTTGATGGTCTTTTTTGTAAAGCATATTGTGTCTCTGTAATTCACTTTCTATGCTAGAAATTTATTTCTAACCTTTAATTCAGCAAGTATGTCTTCAGATGTCCTACCAGCTACAAATGTCACAAAAACATAGCCAAATTTCTCCTCATACCTTGATCTCCATTCATGAAGTTCCTACAAATTTTAGCATGAACGTAACAACTATCATTGGTTAAATGTTGTAAGCATATATCAACTTAAAATACTTATTATTCAAATAATGTTtaactcaagtgtttaagggtacAGCTAATGAACAGACCTGCACAGTAGCTTCGTTCACTGTTTCCAAGTATTCATTAGAACAAGATCGTCCTGATATAGCCTCCAACCAAGACCTAACATTCAACTTACGAGACCATATGTCTCTGGCAACCATAATTGCATGTTCTAatgaagagaatgaagaggtTATAGCCATTTCATTAGCAAATGTTGTGCCTGCACAGCATGATGAAAAATCCTCCGTTTTCATTTCTCCTGTTACAACACCATTTATATTAACTATATTTGTCAATGATAACAATATTGTAATTCAAGATAATTTACTCGATATCataattttctttattggaGGTTAAGAACAATAACAATGATGATGAGAACGATAAAGCCATGAAAACTAACTTTTAAAAGCAAAAATCGTTGGAAGAAATGAGGAACTAATGGTATTCATGAAAATCAATTTGCAATGAAAACTTAATTCAAATACGAAAACACAGATAGTAATGTAACCAGCAAACAGCGTACATCATAAACACTGTTAAACTTATTAAACACACACAGATACTCTATAAATGATGTACATGTTTTGCCATATTTTTACTATGCCACATAATCGATGTTATCAGAAACATCTTCTATTGGGTCTACTATATCATCATCCATTGTCAACTGTAAATTACTGATGTCACTGCTGCTGACATGTTCAACCCGGGCTATGGAGAAAAAGCAGCTTCAACTTCTTCATTCTCTCCTCCCTTGTCATACAAGTCTCATGGTTTTACATGAACCACTACACTCCATTCTTGATCTACTTCATCACGTACATAGTACACGAGATGAGATTCTGATGCCAATATGTACGGTTCATCCTCTTCTCGATCACCAGTGTGAATTGGACGAGTGAAATTAACGCTGGTAAGGCCTAGATGGTCTTGTTTCATTCCTCTGCTCGTAGTTGTATCAACCCAAATACATCTGAACAAAACCACTGTGAAATGGCAACTGTAGTTCAGTTCGATTATGTCCACAATTTTTCCATAATATGGAACACTACCAACAGTCACTCTATTGTTACGCATGCTGGCATAACTTCTTGTATTGGATGAGACATAAACTCCACTATTTTGTGTTTTCAGCCCGTCTTCCTTTGTGATAGTTCTAAACTTGTACTCATTGACGTTGTACGCCCCAAAACGTCTTACCTAAAACATAGGACCACATGTCAGCAACTTCATTTCTTTCGAATGTACAGTACTGTCCATTGGAACCTAGCACCATAAATTAGAGTTTGTTTATAtaaaacactagaattcataaTTTATAATTCTAGGGCACAAATAAGTTGGTCAGGTTAAATTTCTATGAACCTCACGCTTGAACCAGCGAGAAAATTCTGCATGCACAACACGGTCTATCTTAGATTGCGACCTTGTTTGATCCCATAATTTTCGCTTGGTTTCTACCCTAAATGTACTTTACGACATAACAAGAAATTAGTATAATGACTGAGTGTCTAAAATTGGTTATAATCGTGCTTAATGATTACATGTGCATACTTACTCAATAAATGGAGCGACGGCCTCGCAATTGACTAGCACATGACGATGTGCCTGATCTCTTTCCATTGGGGTCAATACAAAATGTGAAACAGCCCCTGAAACTTTTCCAATTTCTGGGAACATAGTACTTCCTGTATTGTTTGTAATATCAACAGGTTGATCATCAACTTGCGCTGGTCGGTTGATTTTAGTCTCAATATTATCGAAATATCTGGAGCAGAATGTCAAAATCTCCTCGAATAAATAGCCCTCCGCAATTGAGCCTTCTGCTTGTGCCCTGTTATGCACGTGTTGCTTTAATCTTCCTAAGTACCTTTTACATAAATACGACATAACACTTAGTATATACGTAacgaaattgaaaaaaaatgtcTTAAATACGTTTAGTAGCAAGCTAACTTTTCTATTGGATACATCTGCCGATAATGTACCAGGCCACCAAGTTTTAGTTCATCAACGAGATGCACCGTAAAGTGAACCATGACAGTGAAGAATGATGGAAGAAAAATTATTTCCATCTGACACAGAGTTTGCACAACATGATTCTGAAAGGCACCAAGCTGCATAGGGTTTACAGCTTTTCCACAGAGTTCTCAAAAAAATGAGGACAGATTCACAATCACAGTTAATACTGAAATTGGCAATGCATTCTTCACTAAAATTGGAAGTAATTGTTCCATTAGAATGTGACAGTCGTGACTTTTCAACCCATACAACTTGCGCTGCTGGATGTCAACACAACAAGCAATATTGCTTGAGTAACCATCTGGAAAGACCACGTTCTATAGAGTCTTCAGGAATACATTCTTATGTGGATTCGACATTGTGAAGATTGCTGAAGGATATTTACCACCTTCGTCCGGCCACAATTTAGGCCTTATGCCCAtgctttgtaaatctttgcgaGCTTTAAGATTATCTTTTGATTTGACGCTATCGTTTAAGATAGTGAAGACCATATTGTCACAAATGTTTTTCTCTATATGCATCACGTCAAGGTTATGACGCAAAATGTGATCCTTCCAGTATAGGAGTTCAAAGAACACACTCCTCTTTTTCCAATACGAGTCATCTTGATCTGCATCTTCACCAATGCGTCTTCTTTTGGCTGTTAAAGTTGAGTTCTTCAATAACGATACTTGTATGTTACACTGCTGCCTTAAGACATCTGTTCCATAATACTTCTTCGGTGGATCTCTGCTTTCAACTTGTCCGTCAAATCTACTCCGGTCAAATCTATATTTATGGCCCTAATTCAAGAAGCGGCGATGGCCCGTTTAACACCATTTTCGACTGAATGTTAGTCGCTGAGCCTTAGCGTCCACGTTACACGTGGGACATGCTAACCCACTGTACGTGTTccacccaaat is a window from the Arachis stenosperma cultivar V10309 chromosome 3, arast.V10309.gnm1.PFL2, whole genome shotgun sequence genome containing:
- the LOC130965662 gene encoding uric acid degradation bifunctional protein TTL-like, whose translation is MDDDIVDPIEDVSDNIDYVAYFHCKLIFMNTISSSFLPTIFAFKREMKTEDFSSCCAGTTFANEMAITSSFSSLEHAIMVARDIWSRKLNVRSWLEAISGRSCSNEYLETVNEATVQELHEWRSRYEEKFGYVFVTFVAGRTSEDILAELKMRFNNSHGVELEIASKEELKYIEHAIRELLFKKSVQTTDEGDVSTEYSGEIVTDTLDGADTIQKMI
- the LOC130965663 gene encoding uncharacterized protein LOC130965663, yielding MSGNNIDVYLELLVDELKPLCDGVETYDANKGTNFKMHAALMWTISNFLGLRNLFGWNTYSGFDGQVESRDPPKKYYGTDVLRQQCNIQVSLLKNSTLTAKRRRIGEDADQDDSYWKKRSVFFELLYWKDHILRHNLDVMHIEKNICDNMVFTILNDSVKSKDNLKARKDLQSMGIRPKLWPDEGGKYPSAIFTMSNPHKNMEIIFLPSFFTVMVHFTVHLVDELKLGGLVHYRQMYPIEKYLGRLKQHVHNRAQAEGSIAEGYLFEEILTFCSRYFDNIETKINRPAQVDDQPVDITNNTGSTMFPEIGKVSGAVSHFVLTPMERDQAHRHVLVNCEAVAPFIDTFRVETKRKLWDQTRSQSKIDRVVHAEFSRWFKREVRRFGAYNVNEYKFRTITKEDGLKTQNSGVYVSSNTRSYASMRNNRVTVGSVPYYGKIVDIIELNYSCHFTVVLFRCIWVDTTTSRGMKQDHLGLTSVNFTRPIHTGDREEDEPYILASESHLVYYVRDEVDQEWSVVVHVKP